From Cannabis sativa cultivar Pink pepper isolate KNU-18-1 chromosome 8, ASM2916894v1, whole genome shotgun sequence, a single genomic window includes:
- the LOC133030586 gene encoding uncharacterized protein LOC133030586 translates to MKNYESRPTGSALFPEVNATIADNHNRSRSRDHNRSNRRGRDHNQSRDRGRSNVWHRNGQNKNSYTPMKSTTTENKGKCPQNNNHRNSENLCSRCGIKGHWARACRTTKHLADLYQASVKGNEKIEANFAYQDNGFLKEPLDITHLDVADFFNEDLINNNMNIDNGDENVHN, encoded by the coding sequence atgaaaaattATGAATCTCGCCCAACTGGGTCAGCTCTATTCCCTGAAGTGAATGCTACAATTGCTGACAATCATAATCGTAGTCGTAGTCGTGATCATAATCGAAGTAATAGACGTGGTCGTGACCATAATCAAAGTCGCGATCGCGGTCGAAGCAATGTTTGGCATCGTAatggtcaaaataaaaattcatatactcCAATGAAAAGCACAACTACTGAGAACAAGGGAAAATgtcctcaaaataataatcatagaaATTCTGAAAATTTATGTTCCAGATGTGGAATAAAAGGACACTGGGCACGTGCCTGTCGTACGACAAAACACCTTGCTGATCTTTATCAAGCATCTGTGAAAGGAAATgagaaaatagaagcaaattttGCCTATCAAGATAATGGTTTTCTCAAAGAGCCTTTGGATATTACGCACTTAGATGTTGcagatttttttaatgaagatcTCATTAATAACAATATGAATATCGATAATGGAGATGAGAATGTCCACAATTAG